The Bifidobacterium eulemuris genome includes a window with the following:
- a CDS encoding LysR family transcriptional regulator gives MEIRALRYFVTIVQEEGITAAADALHVSQPTLSRQIKDLEGELGAKLFTRGNRGRALELTREGRMLYRRACEIIALADKAETEIATSETVEGDLHISAAQTCSMRIVAKALAALCERHPGVVVHLQDAYSDDIIDRLNNGLTDFGLLVQPVDMSGFDYLDIPGLDPLGVVVREDHPLAGRASVDVGELKDIRAIVPKGSISRNDALVQSRRLTDGLLVVGTMNLAHNAGYLVREGFGAMICPASVAETGEGSGLSFVPVSPEHVVRVSLAWKKNQPLSRQAEVFLSLLRDVIDGESSGDADDTV, from the coding sequence GTGGAAATACGCGCGTTGCGGTACTTCGTGACGATCGTGCAGGAGGAAGGCATCACCGCAGCCGCCGATGCGCTGCATGTCAGCCAACCCACCCTGTCACGCCAGATCAAAGATCTGGAGGGCGAACTAGGAGCAAAACTCTTCACCCGCGGCAACCGTGGTCGCGCTCTGGAACTCACCCGCGAAGGACGCATGCTCTACCGGCGCGCGTGCGAGATCATCGCGCTCGCGGACAAAGCCGAGACGGAGATCGCGACCAGCGAGACGGTTGAGGGAGATCTGCACATCAGCGCGGCCCAGACCTGCTCGATGCGAATCGTGGCCAAGGCGCTCGCCGCGTTGTGTGAACGGCATCCCGGCGTTGTGGTGCATCTGCAGGACGCCTACAGCGACGACATCATCGACCGGCTCAACAACGGTCTGACCGACTTCGGTCTGCTGGTGCAGCCGGTGGATATGAGCGGTTTCGACTACCTCGACATTCCCGGACTCGACCCTTTGGGCGTCGTGGTGCGCGAGGACCATCCGTTGGCGGGACGCGCGAGCGTCGATGTGGGCGAGCTCAAAGACATACGCGCCATTGTGCCCAAAGGCTCCATCAGCCGCAATGACGCGTTGGTGCAATCGCGTCGTCTAACCGATGGGCTGCTTGTGGTCGGTACGATGAATCTCGCCCATAACGCGGGTTATCTGGTGCGGGAGGGATTCGGCGCGATGATCTGCCCTGCGAGCGTGGCCGAGACGGGCGAGGGGAGCGGTCTGTCGTTCGTGCCGGTGTCGCCGGAGCATGTCGTGCGCGTGAGTCTGGCATGGAAGAAGAACCAGCCATTATCGCGGCAGGCCGAGGTCTTTCTCTCGCTGCTGCGTGACGTCATCGATGGCGAGTCTTCCGGCGATGCGGACGATACGGTATGA
- a CDS encoding SDR family oxidoreductase, which yields MTIPTRILFVGATGSIGRLAIDEALRQGYHVRALVRDAAQAGLPDEVELAVGDLTRLETFETALDGIDGIVFTQGSHASAAMVEAVDYGAVRNALLALHGRKVRIALMTAIGVTYMDSQYNRTIEAHDWKRRSERLVRASGNEYTIVRPGWFDYNDDDQLRITFLQGDTRRNASPEDGVVARRQIARVLIDALGCDEAANTTLELVAEHGAEQEDLKPLFAALERDPSDGIDGVLDEDNFPLSAQPERVLDDFKAVELVR from the coding sequence ATGACAATCCCCACCCGCATTCTGTTCGTCGGCGCCACCGGCAGCATCGGACGCCTCGCCATCGACGAGGCGCTGCGTCAGGGCTACCATGTCCGCGCGCTGGTGCGCGACGCGGCACAGGCCGGACTGCCCGACGAGGTCGAACTGGCGGTCGGCGATCTGACGCGCCTCGAGACGTTCGAAACCGCGCTGGACGGCATCGACGGCATCGTGTTCACCCAAGGCTCGCACGCCAGCGCCGCCATGGTCGAAGCCGTCGACTACGGCGCCGTGCGCAACGCGCTGCTGGCGCTGCATGGGCGCAAGGTGCGCATCGCGCTGATGACCGCCATCGGCGTGACCTACATGGACTCGCAGTACAACCGCACCATCGAGGCGCATGATTGGAAGCGCCGCTCGGAACGTCTGGTGCGCGCGAGCGGCAACGAATACACCATCGTGCGTCCCGGCTGGTTCGACTACAACGACGACGACCAGCTGCGCATCACCTTTCTGCAGGGCGACACCCGCCGCAACGCCAGCCCCGAGGACGGGGTCGTAGCCCGGCGTCAGATCGCGCGCGTGCTCATCGACGCGCTTGGCTGCGACGAGGCCGCCAACACCACGCTCGAGCTCGTCGCCGAACACGGAGCGGAGCAGGAGGATCTGAAACCGTTGTTCGCCGCGCTCGAACGAGATCCGTCCGACGGCATCGACGGCGTGCTCGATGAGGACAACTTCCCGCTGTCTGCCCAGCCGGAACGCGTGCTCGACGATTTTAAAGCCGTCGAGCTCGTCCGTTGA
- a CDS encoding SDR family oxidoreductase, with translation MGKTWMITGVSIGFGREMTEQLLERGDVVTGTVRGENKVRDLIERYPDTFNCRLLDVTDVPALQRTVRDAFERHGRIDVVVSNAGYGLFGCAEELSDAEIDHIVATNLVGSIQFIKTSLPYLRAQGGGRIIQMSSYGAQVAFPANSMYHATKFGIEGFCEAVAQEVAQFNIGVTMVEPGGARTEFRYGSAKMAELMPEYESCHGFLTMLDASKGLAPGDPKRMAERIIASADQEPAPLRMVLGSQALAATIERLEDRLADFKTQTELAASTDF, from the coding sequence ATGGGCAAGACATGGATGATCACCGGCGTATCCATCGGATTCGGCCGCGAAATGACGGAGCAGCTGCTTGAACGCGGCGACGTCGTCACCGGCACCGTACGCGGTGAAAACAAGGTCAGGGACCTGATCGAACGCTATCCCGACACCTTCAACTGCCGTCTGCTGGATGTGACCGACGTGCCCGCGCTCCAGCGCACGGTCAGGGACGCCTTCGAGCGGCACGGGCGCATCGATGTGGTGGTCAGCAACGCCGGATACGGCCTGTTCGGCTGCGCGGAGGAGCTTTCCGACGCCGAGATCGACCATATCGTCGCCACGAACCTGGTCGGTTCGATCCAGTTCATCAAAACCTCGCTGCCGTATCTGCGCGCCCAAGGCGGCGGCCGCATCATCCAGATGTCCAGCTACGGCGCGCAGGTGGCGTTTCCCGCGAATTCCATGTACCACGCGACCAAATTCGGCATCGAAGGATTCTGCGAGGCGGTGGCGCAGGAGGTCGCGCAGTTCAATATCGGCGTGACCATGGTCGAACCGGGCGGCGCCCGCACCGAATTCCGCTACGGCAGCGCCAAAATGGCCGAGCTGATGCCGGAATATGAGAGCTGCCATGGATTCCTCACCATGCTCGACGCCTCCAAGGGACTGGCTCCGGGAGACCCCAAACGCATGGCGGAACGCATCATCGCCAGCGCGGACCAGGAACCCGCTCCGCTGCGCATGGTGCTGGGCAGCCAAGCGTTGGCGGCGACCATCGAACGGCTGGAAGACCGTCTGGCGGATTTCAAAACCCAGACGGAACTCGCCGCGTCCACCGATTTCTAG
- a CDS encoding AMP-dependent synthetase/ligase yields the protein MSVISSLKQQTANMTRKALRLGADFVHPVSDDSAGQPDYAGGEYASSSQVDLPHTDEWGPGFPTVTDIDAISKLLTSHTEGNPPLDEGMSIYDIYADRAARMGDEPLYTYKIGDQWITKTANEFLAEVRAVAKGLMHYGLRKGDAVAFMCRTSYEWDLTDAAVMACGGVLATIYDTDSAEQIRNIVNNSDARLLIVESTEMRDKAEGAVEECPSLEHVATIETGGLDELKAYGASVSDEALDERIDSVKKTDLCSIVYTSGSTAAPKGVEMTHEHYCTTALNLPNYMPELLHDKSHSVLLFLPQAHSFARAINYIVVASELHIYIAQGIKTLISDLQVAKPTVMIVVPRVLEKVYNAASQKAGHGAKGVAFAAAVVAAQNYMAELGEGKVRALTRTRRAAFDPLVYKALRDVLGGRAKWIVAGGAPLDPELLAFFRGANVPVYEGYGLTETTAPCAFTPLGASYHPGSVGIPFPGFSLRIAEDDEIQVKGTAVFPRYHKNEDATEGSFTEDGWYATGDLGRLDNDGFLYITGRKKDLIITAGGKNVAPGPIEEIIQRCQFVSQALVLGDKRPFISALVTLDEESLRPWLESKGLDRNMSMQAAANNAAVRAEVQKFVDQANDGVSRAESVRKFIILPEEFTQENGLMTASMKVIRPKVIKHYATLLNTQMYTTKKK from the coding sequence GTGTCCGTTATTTCCTCATTGAAGCAGCAGACTGCGAATATGACGCGCAAGGCGCTGCGTCTGGGCGCTGATTTCGTGCATCCGGTCAGTGATGATTCGGCGGGCCAGCCCGATTACGCCGGCGGCGAATACGCCTCCTCCAGCCAGGTCGATCTGCCCCACACCGACGAATGGGGGCCGGGATTCCCCACCGTCACCGACATCGACGCGATCTCCAAGCTGCTGACTTCGCACACCGAGGGCAATCCGCCGCTGGACGAGGGCATGTCGATCTACGACATCTACGCAGACCGTGCCGCCCGCATGGGCGACGAGCCGCTGTATACCTATAAGATCGGCGACCAGTGGATCACCAAAACCGCCAACGAATTCCTCGCCGAGGTGCGCGCCGTGGCCAAAGGCCTGATGCACTATGGCCTGAGGAAGGGCGACGCCGTGGCCTTCATGTGCCGCACCTCCTATGAGTGGGATCTGACCGACGCCGCGGTCATGGCCTGCGGCGGCGTGCTCGCCACCATCTACGACACCGATTCGGCCGAGCAGATCCGCAATATCGTGAACAATTCCGACGCGCGTCTGCTCATCGTCGAAAGCACCGAGATGCGCGACAAGGCCGAGGGCGCGGTGGAGGAATGTCCCTCGCTGGAGCATGTCGCGACCATCGAAACCGGCGGACTCGACGAGCTCAAGGCCTATGGCGCGTCCGTGAGCGACGAGGCCCTCGACGAGCGCATCGACTCGGTCAAGAAAACCGACCTCTGCTCGATCGTCTACACCTCCGGCTCCACCGCGGCACCGAAGGGTGTGGAGATGACCCATGAGCACTATTGCACCACGGCGCTCAACCTGCCGAACTACATGCCGGAACTGCTGCACGACAAAAGCCATTCCGTGCTGCTGTTCCTCCCCCAGGCGCATTCCTTCGCCCGTGCGATCAACTACATCGTGGTGGCCTCCGAACTGCATATCTATATCGCGCAGGGCATCAAGACGCTGATCTCCGATCTGCAGGTGGCCAAGCCCACCGTGATGATCGTGGTGCCGCGCGTGCTGGAGAAGGTCTACAACGCGGCCTCGCAGAAGGCCGGCCATGGCGCCAAGGGCGTGGCGTTCGCCGCGGCCGTGGTCGCCGCGCAGAACTATATGGCCGAGCTTGGCGAGGGCAAGGTGCGCGCGCTCACCCGCACGCGCCGCGCGGCCTTCGACCCGCTGGTCTACAAGGCGTTGCGCGATGTGCTCGGCGGTCGGGCCAAGTGGATCGTGGCCGGCGGCGCCCCGCTTGATCCGGAGCTTCTCGCCTTCTTCCGCGGCGCGAACGTCCCCGTCTACGAGGGGTACGGTTTGACCGAGACGACGGCCCCCTGCGCGTTCACCCCGTTGGGCGCGTCGTATCATCCCGGTTCCGTCGGCATCCCATTCCCCGGCTTCAGCCTGCGCATCGCCGAGGACGACGAGATCCAGGTCAAGGGCACGGCCGTGTTTCCCCGCTACCATAAGAACGAGGATGCGACCGAGGGATCGTTCACCGAGGACGGTTGGTACGCCACCGGCGATCTGGGTCGTCTCGACAACGACGGGTTCCTTTACATCACCGGACGCAAGAAGGATCTCATCATCACCGCAGGCGGCAAGAACGTCGCCCCGGGCCCGATCGAGGAGATCATCCAGCGCTGCCAATTCGTCTCGCAGGCGCTGGTGCTCGGCGACAAGCGTCCGTTCATCTCCGCGCTGGTGACGCTGGACGAGGAGTCGCTGCGGCCGTGGCTGGAATCCAAGGGCTTGGATCGGAACATGTCGATGCAGGCCGCGGCGAACAACGCCGCCGTACGCGCCGAGGTGCAGAAGTTCGTCGACCAGGCCAACGACGGCGTCTCCCGCGCCGAATCCGTGCGCAAATTCATCATCCTGCCCGAGGAGTTCACCCAGGAGAACGGTTTGATGACCGCCTCCATGAAGGTGATCCGTCCGAAGGTGATCAAGCATTACGCCACGCTGCTCAACACGCAGATGTACACCACCAAAAAGAAGTGA
- a CDS encoding Rossmann-fold NAD(P)-binding domain-containing protein codes for MAETQKATVTFGVLNETSDIESRVALTPDIVTRLGKSGVSCLIESGAGAAAQYTDEDYANAGAKVASRDEVIAGADALGFVDRPFAETLAKVKAGTWIIGMLGSFTDADYVASLENAGLVGVAIEKLPRQLSSAQSMDEMTSQNSVMGYKAAIAAADAYGSFLPMMTTAAGTIRPAKALVLGAGIAGLQAIGTLKRLGAVVTAYDVRPASKGEVESLGAKFLDLGLDFSAGQGEGGYARALTAEEQAAQQAAVDEKAAGFDIVITTAKVPGRKPPVLLTKAGVDGLHRGAVIVDCAASDLGGNVEGSVIGEQVTDGGVKIIGAPYLASGVATTASNLLSRNVADVLAHFVRDGKLAQDLSEELDDALVVAGRAEAPAAKKEEE; via the coding sequence ATGGCTGAAACCCAGAAAGCCACGGTGACGTTCGGCGTCCTGAACGAGACGTCGGATATCGAGTCGCGCGTCGCGTTGACGCCCGACATCGTCACCCGGCTGGGCAAGAGCGGCGTCTCCTGCCTGATTGAAAGCGGCGCGGGTGCCGCCGCACAGTACACGGACGAGGATTACGCGAACGCGGGCGCGAAGGTCGCCTCCCGCGACGAAGTGATCGCCGGCGCCGACGCGCTCGGCTTCGTCGACCGTCCGTTCGCCGAAACGCTGGCCAAGGTCAAGGCCGGCACATGGATCATCGGCATGCTCGGCTCGTTCACCGACGCCGACTACGTCGCCTCGCTCGAGAACGCCGGTTTGGTCGGCGTCGCCATCGAGAAGCTGCCCCGCCAGCTTTCCTCCGCGCAGTCGATGGACGAGATGACCTCGCAGAACTCCGTTATGGGCTACAAGGCCGCCATCGCCGCCGCCGACGCCTACGGCTCCTTCCTGCCGATGATGACCACCGCCGCCGGCACGATCCGTCCGGCCAAGGCGCTGGTGCTCGGCGCAGGCATCGCCGGCCTACAGGCCATCGGCACGCTTAAGCGTCTCGGCGCGGTCGTCACCGCCTACGACGTGCGTCCCGCCTCCAAGGGCGAGGTCGAATCGCTGGGCGCGAAGTTCCTCGATCTGGGACTCGACTTCTCCGCGGGTCAGGGCGAGGGCGGCTACGCCCGCGCGCTCACCGCCGAGGAGCAGGCCGCCCAGCAGGCCGCGGTCGATGAGAAGGCCGCCGGCTTCGACATCGTCATCACCACCGCCAAGGTGCCGGGCCGCAAGCCCCCGGTGCTGCTCACCAAGGCCGGCGTCGACGGACTGCACCGCGGTGCTGTGATCGTCGACTGCGCCGCCTCCGACCTCGGCGGCAACGTCGAAGGTTCCGTGATCGGCGAGCAGGTCACCGACGGCGGCGTCAAGATCATCGGCGCCCCGTATCTGGCCTCCGGCGTCGCCACCACGGCCTCCAACCTGCTCAGCCGCAACGTGGCCGACGTGCTCGCCCACTTCGTGCGCGACGGCAAGCTGGCCCAGGACCTGTCCGAAGAGCTCGACGACGCGCTGGTCGTGGCCGGCCGCGCCGAAGCTCCGGCCGCCAAGAAGGAAGAGGAGTAA
- a CDS encoding NAD(P) transhydrogenase subunit alpha, translating into MPTLVVSITLFVLALLIGIEVIGKVPATLHTPLMSGANSIHGIVIVGVVIVAAEANSPLAYVFIFLAAVLGTMNVVGGYVVTDRMLEMFKSNKNEKKGEK; encoded by the coding sequence ATGCCCACTCTTGTCGTTTCCATCACCCTGTTCGTCCTCGCCCTGCTCATCGGTATCGAGGTGATCGGCAAGGTGCCCGCCACCCTGCACACCCCGCTGATGTCCGGCGCGAACTCGATCCACGGCATCGTCATCGTCGGCGTCGTCATCGTCGCGGCCGAGGCCAATTCGCCGCTCGCGTATGTGTTCATCTTCCTGGCTGCCGTGCTGGGCACGATGAACGTGGTCGGCGGCTACGTGGTCACCGACCGCATGCTTGAGATGTTCAAGTCCAATAAGAACGAGAAGAAGGGGGAGAAGTAA
- a CDS encoding NAD(P)(+) transhydrogenase (Re/Si-specific) subunit beta gives MATETIGAIDIVAWFVYLFSAVMFVVGLHYMNSPKTARKGNMISAFGMVVAVLMAFIVLFAKGFISTVAVVILVVGIAIGAIAGVVSAKKVKMTDMPQLVSVFNTVGGGAAALVALNDILTKAETPDIVVLITAGLGVVIGSVTFTGSLVAAGKLQGLKFMRKLTLPAKGVWNVVFIALTLIAFVMLCVQPEQRLLWSVLATVFALCYGLVFVIPIGGADMPVVISVLNACTGTAVAMSGLAIDNVALIVAGALVGSAGVTLSILMAQAMNRPLLSVLAGGFGGGSSAAGDAEGPEGTMKETTADDVAVQLVYAEKVIFVPGFGLAQAQAQRELADLGELLKGHGVEVSYAIHPVAGRMPGHMNVLLAEANVPYEELVDLDDINPQFSSANVALVVGANDVTNPAARRPGTPVSGMPILDVDMAQNVVVMKRGRGKGYAGIENELYFKDNSQMLFGDAKAGLQAVIAAVKELIA, from the coding sequence ATGGCAACTGAAACCATCGGAGCCATCGACATCGTCGCCTGGTTCGTCTATCTGTTCTCCGCCGTCATGTTCGTGGTCGGCCTGCACTATATGAACTCGCCGAAGACCGCGCGCAAGGGCAATATGATCTCCGCCTTCGGCATGGTCGTGGCCGTGCTCATGGCATTCATCGTGCTGTTCGCCAAGGGATTCATCTCCACCGTGGCCGTGGTGATCCTCGTCGTGGGCATCGCCATCGGCGCGATCGCCGGCGTCGTTTCCGCCAAGAAGGTGAAGATGACCGATATGCCGCAGCTCGTCTCCGTGTTCAACACGGTGGGCGGCGGCGCGGCGGCCCTCGTCGCGCTCAACGACATCCTCACCAAGGCCGAAACGCCCGACATCGTCGTGCTCATCACCGCCGGACTCGGCGTGGTGATCGGTTCCGTCACCTTCACCGGCTCGCTGGTCGCCGCCGGCAAGCTGCAGGGCCTCAAGTTCATGCGCAAGCTCACGCTGCCCGCCAAGGGCGTGTGGAACGTGGTCTTCATCGCGCTCACGCTGATCGCCTTCGTGATGCTGTGCGTGCAGCCCGAGCAGCGTCTGCTGTGGAGCGTGCTGGCCACCGTGTTCGCCCTGTGCTATGGCCTGGTGTTCGTCATCCCGATCGGCGGCGCCGACATGCCCGTCGTGATCTCCGTGCTCAACGCCTGCACCGGCACCGCCGTGGCCATGTCCGGCCTCGCTATCGACAATGTGGCGCTGATCGTGGCCGGCGCGCTCGTCGGCTCCGCCGGCGTGACCCTGTCCATCCTGATGGCCCAGGCCATGAACCGTCCGCTGCTGTCCGTCCTCGCCGGCGGATTCGGCGGCGGTTCCTCGGCCGCCGGCGACGCCGAAGGCCCCGAAGGCACCATGAAGGAGACCACCGCCGACGACGTGGCCGTCCAGCTCGTCTACGCGGAGAAGGTCATCTTCGTGCCCGGCTTCGGTCTGGCCCAGGCGCAGGCCCAGCGCGAACTCGCCGACCTCGGCGAACTGCTCAAGGGCCACGGCGTCGAGGTCTCCTACGCCATCCACCCGGTCGCCGGCCGTATGCCCGGCCATATGAACGTACTGCTCGCCGAAGCCAACGTGCCCTACGAGGAGCTCGTCGACCTCGATGACATCAACCCGCAGTTCTCCAGCGCCAATGTGGCCCTCGTCGTCGGCGCGAACGATGTGACCAACCCGGCCGCCCGTCGTCCCGGCACTCCGGTCTCCGGCATGCCGATCCTCGACGTCGACATGGCGCAGAACGTCGTCGTCATGAAGCGCGGCCGCGGCAAGGGCTACGCCGGCATCGAAAACGAGCTGTACTTCAAGGACAACTCGCAGATGCTCTTCGGCGACGCGAAGGCTGGATTGCAAGCCGTCATCGCCGCCGTCAAGGAATTGATCGCATAA
- a CDS encoding alpha/beta hydrolase — protein sequence MAGSSRRLSPTIRESGRGLAPAVIASSLLAATGGWAALSYTVFARALDMRSGVATSPQTRIPSGVGRDAAEEADAIDWFVASRQPVTVRSDDRLLLHGWLLDPDHAAPKAHLYAICCHGHGSEPEAVAKYARRFARMGFTVLLPASRGHELSEGRYVGMGWLERRDLMRWISLIVASDPQARILLQGISMGAATVMMTVGEPDLPRNVVAAIEECGYTSVWDALMSGAAMQGKLPRWMFAPLFAGVGLMARWRAGYGLHEASCLRQLRHTTVPMMFIQGSEDEFVPVRAMEANYEACSSIDREKLLVVGAGHAMCAGTDPARYWKRVGGFVTRVFDL from the coding sequence ATGGCTGGCTCATCACGTCGCTTGTCCCCCACCATCCGCGAATCCGGACGCGGCCTTGCCCCGGCGGTTATCGCCTCGTCGCTGCTGGCGGCGACCGGAGGGTGGGCGGCGCTTTCGTACACCGTGTTCGCCCGCGCGTTGGATATGCGCTCGGGTGTGGCGACATCGCCGCAGACGCGGATTCCCTCGGGAGTGGGACGGGACGCGGCCGAAGAGGCCGACGCCATCGACTGGTTCGTCGCGTCCCGACAGCCGGTTACGGTGCGCAGCGACGATAGACTGCTGCTGCACGGCTGGCTGCTGGATCCCGACCATGCCGCTCCCAAGGCGCATCTGTATGCGATCTGCTGCCATGGGCATGGCAGTGAGCCCGAAGCAGTGGCGAAATACGCCCGTCGGTTCGCCAGGATGGGATTCACCGTGCTGTTGCCGGCCTCGCGTGGGCATGAGCTGAGCGAGGGCCGCTATGTCGGCATGGGATGGCTGGAGCGTCGTGATCTGATGCGTTGGATCTCGCTGATCGTCGCCAGCGACCCCCAGGCGCGCATTCTGCTGCAGGGGATTTCCATGGGTGCGGCCACGGTGATGATGACCGTCGGGGAACCGGACCTTCCCCGCAATGTGGTGGCGGCGATCGAGGAATGCGGATACACCTCGGTGTGGGATGCGTTGATGTCCGGTGCCGCGATGCAGGGCAAATTGCCTCGTTGGATGTTCGCCCCGCTGTTCGCCGGCGTGGGGCTGATGGCGAGATGGCGTGCGGGATATGGGTTGCATGAGGCGTCATGCCTGCGTCAGCTTCGCCATACGACGGTGCCGATGATGTTCATTCAAGGCTCGGAGGACGAATTCGTTCCCGTTCGCGCGATGGAGGCCAACTACGAGGCGTGCTCGTCGATCGACCGCGAGAAGTTGCTGGTCGTCGGGGCCGGACATGCGATGTGCGCGGGCACCGATCCCGCTCGCTACTGGAAGCGCGTCGGCGGCTTCGTCACGCGGGTGTTCGATTTGTGA
- a CDS encoding 50S ribosomal protein L25/general stress protein Ctc, producing the protein MAVTITLEGAKRTEFGKGVARRLRVAKLIPATIYAGGADPEFIQLPMKETTLALRHNNALFTLNFDGETKMAVVKDVQRNPVKRIVEHVDFYEVKAGDKIDVEVPVFAEGEPKGAAVAFVDMQELKVRADVANLPEKIVVNVDGLTDGAKVLLKDVVLPEGVELDMTDLEEPVVSVTVPEDASAEAEPEAPAAE; encoded by the coding sequence ATGGCCGTTACCATCACCCTCGAAGGCGCCAAGCGCACCGAGTTCGGCAAGGGCGTGGCCCGCCGTCTGCGCGTCGCCAAGCTCATCCCCGCCACCATCTACGCCGGCGGCGCCGATCCCGAGTTCATCCAGCTCCCGATGAAGGAGACCACCCTGGCGCTGCGTCACAACAACGCCCTGTTCACTCTGAACTTCGACGGCGAGACCAAGATGGCCGTCGTCAAGGATGTGCAGCGCAACCCCGTCAAGCGCATCGTCGAGCATGTCGACTTCTACGAGGTCAAGGCCGGCGACAAGATCGACGTCGAGGTGCCGGTGTTCGCCGAAGGCGAGCCGAAGGGCGCCGCCGTCGCGTTCGTCGACATGCAGGAGCTCAAGGTGCGCGCCGACGTGGCCAACCTGCCCGAGAAGATCGTTGTGAACGTCGACGGCCTGACCGACGGCGCCAAGGTCCTGCTCAAGGACGTCGTCCTGCCTGAGGGCGTCGAGCTCGACATGACCGATCTCGAGGAGCCCGTCGTCTCCGTCACCGTGCCGGAGGACGCCTCCGCCGAAGCCGAGCCCGAGGCCCCGGCCGCCGAGTGA